A region of Roseobacter litoralis Och 149 DNA encodes the following proteins:
- a CDS encoding HPr family phosphocarrier protein — protein sequence MTKFSLEIVNIKGLHARASAKLVEVVEGFDASAEVSKDGMSASGDSIMGLLMLAASKGSFIEVETDGPDADALAEALTALVANRFGEET from the coding sequence ATGACCAAATTCTCCCTCGAAATCGTGAACATCAAAGGCCTGCATGCCCGCGCCTCTGCCAAGTTGGTTGAGGTGGTCGAGGGGTTCGATGCGAGCGCCGAGGTTTCCAAGGACGGGATGTCTGCGTCCGGCGACAGTATCATGGGGCTTTTGATGTTGGCAGCATCCAAGGGAAGCTTTATTGAGGTGGAGACAGACGGACCTGATGCGGACGCGCTTGCAGAAGCGTTGACCGCGTTGGTTGCAAATCGCTTTGGGGAAGAGACTTAA